The stretch of DNA AAGGCGAAACGGCGTTACTTACGCGCCCTGGGGTGGGCGTCGCGGTAGACTTTGGTCAGGTGGGCGGCGTCCACGTCGGTGTAGCGTTGGGTGGTGGACAGGGAGACGTGACCCAATAATTCCTGGATGGTGCGCAGATCGCCGCCGCCGGCCAGCAGGTGGGTGGCGAAACTGTGGCGTAGCGCGTGGGGAGTCGCCGTTTCCGGCAGGCCCAAAAGCGGCCTCAGGCGCTGCATCTGACGCTGGGCGATGCGGGCGACCAGACGCGCCCCGCGAGCGCCGACGAACAACGGATCATCCTTGCCCAGCCGCCGGTAGGGGCAGGCCGACAGGTAGTCGTCAACGGCTTCGCGGACGACGGGCAGCACAGGCACCATCCGCTGTTTTTTGCCTTTGCCGGTGACGATCATCGATTCGCCGGCCGGCGCCTGGCCCCGGTTCAGCGTCAGCGCCTCGCCGATGCGTAGGCCGCAGCCGTAAAGCATCAGTAGCAAAGCTCTATCCCGTTTGCCGATCCAGGCTTCTTCGCTGAATCCGGCGACGGCGTCCATTGTCTCCAGCGCCTCTTTTACGGACAGCGCCTTGGGCACCGATTTCGGCGTCTTGGGAGTGCGCACGGCGCTGATGGCGACGTTGTGGACCAGCCCCGCGTGATTCAGAAACCGGAAAAAGCCGCGCAATGTCGACATCGCCCGCGCCGTAGACGTGCGGGCCAGGCCGACGGCGGTGCGGCCGGCCAGATAACTGCGGAAATCAATCGCCTTCATTTTTTCCAGGTCCTTGAGTCCCGGCCTGAACCCGAGGTGTCCGGCCATGAACCGGAAAAACGCCGCGAGATCGCGCCCATAGGCGTCAAGGGTATGCGCGGAGAAACGGCGCTCATGGGCCAGCCAGGCCCGCCAGTCTTCGATGGCGGAAACCACTGCCGGTTCCGCCGAGTAAATTATAACGCCTCTTTTTCCAGCCATCTGTAAAGACACCGCTCGGTTACCCGCGCCATGAAACTAACCAGTTCGGTGCCCTGGCCGGGATGGAAGGTGTTGGCTCGCGAACCCAGCGCCAGAATGCCCGCCGGCGTCTTTATGCCCGGACGAATCCGGGCCAGCGCCGCCGAACGCACCAGACCGCCGGCGCTGCCGAAAAGAGAATCGTCCTCGGTCAGGTTACACAGCAAAACCACTTCTCGCCCGGCGGTCAGAAAATGATCGACGGCGCCCTCGGGCATATCGCCGATATAGGGCGAGACCAGGTCCGGGAACGGCCTGGCCGGCGGCTCAAAAGCGATGGTTACGGCGTCCACGTCAAGGAGCAGCGGCAGGTCATCGCTGAGCACCCTCAGGAAGTGATTGAAGTCATCGGCGGATAACATCGCCAGCACCGCCGCATGAGTTCTGGTCTGGCTTGACATATTGGCGCGGCTGGTCTCGATGAGGTCCTGGGCGCAGTCGCGCAGATTGTCGATCTCTTCGCGCAGGCGCACCAGCATGAAGCGCTGCATATCGACAACGCCTTCACCTTCTTCTCCCCAGCGCCCCGGAGGCGTCATCGCTTCCAGAACGTCGGGACGGGTCAGAAAATCGGGGTGACGGCGCAGATAATCGGCGACCTGCTCGATGCTCGGCTCGTCGGCGACGGGCGTAACGCCATGGGCGGCGGCGTTCAAATTGTTCGCGGTCATGTCATATCCTTTCTCGGTTTTAACAAACCTAATTCGCCAAAAGGAAAGGAATGGTTAAAGTGTAGCCTATGATCAAACCCGACGCCACTCCCCGTTACCTGTCCGGGAACATAATCAGCGTTCTGTTGCCGCTGCCGTTGGGTGGCGCTTATGACTATTTGGCAGCGGAAGGCCTGACGGCGGCGGACGGCGATTTTGTGACCGTTCCCCTGGGCAAACGTCAGGCGACAGGCGTTGTCTGGGGACCGGGGTCCGGGAAAGTGGAGGCCGGCAGGCTCAAGAGAGTCATCAATCGTCTTGATGCGCCGCCGCTGTCGGCGGAGTCCCGGCGCTTCATCGACTGGGTCGCCGGCTATACCCTGCATCCCGCCGGAGCCGTGCTCAAGATGGCGATGAGCGTTCCCGACGCGCTCTATGCGCCCAAGCCGGTCGCCGCCTATGCCGTGAACCAAAAAATCAGCCCGGACATTCGCCTGACCCCGGCGCGACAACGTGTTCTTGACGTGCTGGCGAGCGGGCCGTCACGGTCGGCGGCGGAACTAGCCCGCGAGGCGGCGGTGGGCGCGTCCGTCATCAAAGGCATGGTCAAGACCAAAATCATCGCGCCGACAATATTGCCGTCTCCCCCCTTGCCGACTCCCGATCATACAAGGCCCGGACCTCGGTTATCGGAGGCGCAGGCAAAAGCGGCGGCCGATATTGTTGACAAGACTTCCGCCGGCGGATTTTCAGTCACCCTGCTGGACGGCGTGCCCGGATCGGGCAAGACCGAGGTTTACTTCGAGGCGATAGCCAAGGCCGTGGAGACGGGCAAGCAGGCGCTGGTGCTGCTGCCGGAAATAGCCTTGAGCGCCCAGTGGTTGAGCCGCTTTCACGAACGTTTCGGCGTCGAGCCGGCCCTGTGGCATTCGGAGCTGACCCCGGCGCGGCGGCGCGACACATGGCGCATGATGGCCGAGGGACGGGCAAAGGTCGTTATCGGCGCCCGCTCGGCCCTGTTTCTTCCTTGTCCCGATCTCGGACTGATAATCGTCGATGAGGAACATGACGCTTCTTACAAACAGGAGGACGGCGTCATCTACAACGCCCGCGACATGGCGGTGGTGCGCGCCCGCATCGGCGATTTCCCTGTTGTCCTGGTGTCGGCGACGCCGTCTCTTGAGTCGGTGGTCAACGCCGACGGCGGGCGTTATCAGTCGCTGCATCTGCCGGCCCGCCATGGCGGCGCGGCGATGCCGGAAGTGCGGGCCATCGACATGCGCGCCCAAAACCTTCCCGCCGGACGTTGGCTGTCAACCGAGCTTTGTCTGGCGTTGACGCAAACCCTCGGCGACGGCGGACAGGCGATGCTGTTTCTCAATCGCCGGGGCTATGCGCCGCTGACCCTGTGCCGAACCTGCGGCCACCGTATGCAATGTCCCCAATGCACCGCCTGGCTGGTTGAACACCGGCGCGTCGGCCGCCTGCAATGCCATCATTGCGGCTATCAGGCGCGGATTCCACGGCATTGTCCGGCGTGCGAGGCCGAAGACAGCTTCGCCGCCTGTGGCCCCGGCGTTGAACGCCTGGCCGAGGAAACGGCGGAATTATTCCCCACGGCGCGCACCATCATCGCCGCCAGCGACACCGTTCAAGGCCCCAGGGCGGCGGCGGAACTGGTCCGATGCATCGAG from Rhodospirillales bacterium RIFCSPLOWO2_02_FULL_58_16 encodes:
- a CDS encoding recombinase XerC; the encoded protein is MAGKRGVIIYSAEPAVVSAIEDWRAWLAHERRFSAHTLDAYGRDLAAFFRFMAGHLGFRPGLKDLEKMKAIDFRSYLAGRTAVGLARTSTARAMSTLRGFFRFLNHAGLVHNVAISAVRTPKTPKSVPKALSVKEALETMDAVAGFSEEAWIGKRDRALLLMLYGCGLRIGEALTLNRGQAPAGESMIVTGKGKKQRMVPVLPVVREAVDDYLSACPYRRLGKDDPLFVGARGARLVARIAQRQMQRLRPLLGLPETATPHALRHSFATHLLAGGGDLRTIQELLGHVSLSTTQRYTDVDAAHLTKVYRDAHPRARK
- a CDS encoding primosomal protein N' — protein: MIKPDATPRYLSGNIISVLLPLPLGGAYDYLAAEGLTAADGDFVTVPLGKRQATGVVWGPGSGKVEAGRLKRVINRLDAPPLSAESRRFIDWVAGYTLHPAGAVLKMAMSVPDALYAPKPVAAYAVNQKISPDIRLTPARQRVLDVLASGPSRSAAELAREAAVGASVIKGMVKTKIIAPTILPSPPLPTPDHTRPGPRLSEAQAKAAADIVDKTSAGGFSVTLLDGVPGSGKTEVYFEAIAKAVETGKQALVLLPEIALSAQWLSRFHERFGVEPALWHSELTPARRRDTWRMMAEGRAKVVIGARSALFLPCPDLGLIIVDEEHDASYKQEDGVIYNARDMAVVRARIGDFPVVLVSATPSLESVVNADGGRYQSLHLPARHGGAAMPEVRAIDMRAQNLPAGRWLSTELCLALTQTLGDGGQAMLFLNRRGYAPLTLCRTCGHRMQCPQCTAWLVEHRRVGRLQCHHCGYQARIPRHCPACEAEDSFAACGPGVERLAEETAELFPTARTIIAASDTVQGPRAAAELVRCIEEHRVDLIIGTQIVAKGYHFPLLTLVGVVDADLGLAGGDLRASERTYQLLYQVAGRAGRAKLPGRVLLQTFMPEHPVMKAMIAGERARFLEAEAASRKENSMPPFGRLAALIVSGDDERAVEDAARCLSRIAPVIKGVTVLGPAPALLYLLRGKFRQRLLLKADKNINVQTVIDRWLAAVKIPRRVHVRVDIDPYSFM